Below is a window of Solwaraspora sp. WMMD1047 DNA.
ATGCCACCTGATGGCCCGCGGACCACCCCCACGCCCGTGGGGAGGACGGCCCGGTCGCCGCGCGGCGCGGCGCGGCTCTCGGACCACCCCCACGCCCGTGGGGAGGACCCTTCGCGACCTGGGCGTTTACCAGCCCTCGGGCCAGATTTCCTCGGTTATGGTGTTCGCCGGTTCCATTGGGTTCATGGCGATCAGGGTGAGGCCGTCGAAGTCGACGGGTCGGCGTCGGCGTTGTCCTGCGGTTCGGATCGAGTAGCCCTGTTCGGTGTTGTCTGGGTGGATGAGCACGGCGGCTCCGTCGCCGACGACTGCGGCTGCCGTTGCCCATAGTTCGTCTCGGACTTTGGCTGACAGGGTGCCGACGAACATGCCGGGGGTTATCTCGATCATCCATCGGCTGAGGGCGCCGCGTAGGTGATCGGGTACGGCGGTGGTGGACAGGACGACCATTGAGGCCATGGGGCGGTTAGTCCTCGCTGCCGTAGTTGACGCCGGCAGGCACCTCGCCGAGTTCTGGGTCCCAGAGTGAGACCACGTCGGCGCCCCGTTCTGGCGTTGGGCGGACCGTGTCCGGGTCGAGGAGGTGCTGGATGTCGGTGATGATCGTGGGCATCAGCTTGAGGAGTCGGAACTCTTCGCGGAGTTTGCGCCGGGCGTCGCGTTCCGGATTGGTGGAGTTGCCGAGTGAGAAGGCCAGTGGGGCGGTGACCCTGGCTTTGTAGAGATCGGCGATGTCGTAGACGAAGGCGTGTTGGGTGCCGCTGTGTACGAAGCCGAGCGCCGGTGAGCAGCCGAGGGCGAGTGTCGCGGCGTGGACGACGCCGTAGAGGCATGCGCTGGCGGACGAGAGGGC
It encodes the following:
- the cas2e gene encoding type I-E CRISPR-associated endoribonuclease Cas2e, whose protein sequence is MASMVVLSTTAVPDHLRGALSRWMIEITPGMFVGTLSAKVRDELWATAAAVVGDGAAVLIHPDNTEQGYSIRTAGQRRRRPVDFDGLTLIAMNPMEPANTITEEIWPEGW